A single window of Eucalyptus grandis isolate ANBG69807.140 chromosome 1, ASM1654582v1, whole genome shotgun sequence DNA harbors:
- the LOC104425382 gene encoding uncharacterized protein LOC104425382 isoform X1, giving the protein MDQEAARTARESLDLAFHMSNILDTGLDRHTLSVLIALCDLGVNPEALAAVVRELHREPSAAAVPMPGPYEVRRPSLGPIPRAGSGTRSYDSATEGWVSQCSFFQGQIGCSWTNPSFLYANKDFCSSVSLFEEIVHLEDVA; this is encoded by the exons ATGGACCAGGAagccgcccggaccgcccgggAGTCCCTGGATCTCGCGTTCCACATGTCGAACATCCTCGACACCGGCCTCGACCGCCACACCCTCTCCGTCCTCATCGCCCTCTGCGACCTGGGCGTGAACCCCGAGGCGCTCGCGGCGGTCGTCAGGGAGCTCCACCGGGAGCCTTCTGCCGCGGCCGTCCCGATGCCGGGCCCGTATGAGGTTCGTCGCCCGTCTCTTGGCCCAATTCCTCGGGCTGGTTCGGGCACTAGGTCTTA TGACAGTGCGACTGAAGGTTGGGTAAGCCAGTGCTCTTTCTTTCAAGGGCAAATTGGTTGTTCCTGGACAAATCCTAGCTTCCTATATGCAAATAAAGATTTCTGctcctctgtttctctgtttGAAGAGATTGTCCATCTTGAAGATGTTGCTTAG
- the LOC104425382 gene encoding mitotic-spindle organizing protein 1B isoform X3, whose product MDQEAARTARESLDLAFHMSNILDTGLDRHTLSVLIALCDLGVNPEALAAVVRELHREPSAAAVPMPGPYETQKQ is encoded by the exons ATGGACCAGGAagccgcccggaccgcccgggAGTCCCTGGATCTCGCGTTCCACATGTCGAACATCCTCGACACCGGCCTCGACCGCCACACCCTCTCCGTCCTCATCGCCCTCTGCGACCTGGGCGTGAACCCCGAGGCGCTCGCGGCGGTCGTCAGGGAGCTCCACCGGGAGCCTTCTGCCGCGGCCGTCCCGATGCCGGGCCCGTATGAG ACTCAAAAGCAGTGA
- the LOC104425382 gene encoding mitotic-spindle organizing protein 1B isoform X2 has translation MDQEAARTARESLDLAFHMSNILDTGLDRHTLSVLIALCDLGVNPEALAAVVRELHREPSAAAVPMPGPYEVRRPSLGPIPRAGSGTRS, from the coding sequence ATGGACCAGGAagccgcccggaccgcccgggAGTCCCTGGATCTCGCGTTCCACATGTCGAACATCCTCGACACCGGCCTCGACCGCCACACCCTCTCCGTCCTCATCGCCCTCTGCGACCTGGGCGTGAACCCCGAGGCGCTCGCGGCGGTCGTCAGGGAGCTCCACCGGGAGCCTTCTGCCGCGGCCGTCCCGATGCCGGGCCCGTATGAGGTTCGTCGCCCGTCTCTTGGCCCAATTCCTCGGGCTGGTTCGGGCACTAGGTCTTA